One region of Flavobacterium sp. GSB-24 genomic DNA includes:
- a CDS encoding homoserine kinase: MEIKLFCPATIANLSCGFDVLGLCLDNAGDEMIVRKVDQKGVRITKIVGADLPLETEKNVSGVAALAMLETLDELDFGFEIEIYKNIKAGSGIGSSAASSAGAVFGINELLGRPYSRKDLVQFAMQGEKLASGNAHADNVAPALLGGFTLVRSYAPLDIIRIDSPEELYATVVHPQIELKTSDARSVLKQNVSLKSAIMQWGNVGGLVAGLYTKDYDLIGRSLHDEIVEPLRSVLIPGFDLIKQTAYENGALGSGISGSGPSIFALSRGKETADQIAKAMSEVYEKMSLPYEIHVSKINPDGVRIL, encoded by the coding sequence ATGGAAATTAAACTATTTTGCCCAGCAACTATTGCAAACCTCTCATGCGGATTTGACGTACTCGGACTTTGCTTAGACAATGCGGGCGATGAAATGATTGTTCGAAAAGTAGATCAAAAAGGAGTTCGAATCACAAAAATTGTGGGTGCCGATTTGCCTTTGGAAACCGAGAAAAACGTTTCTGGAGTTGCAGCTTTGGCCATGCTTGAAACTCTAGACGAACTTGATTTTGGATTTGAAATTGAAATTTATAAAAACATAAAAGCGGGAAGCGGAATCGGAAGCAGTGCTGCAAGTTCTGCCGGAGCGGTTTTCGGAATTAATGAATTATTAGGAAGACCTTATTCTCGTAAAGATTTAGTTCAGTTTGCAATGCAGGGCGAGAAATTAGCCAGCGGCAACGCACATGCAGACAATGTTGCTCCTGCCCTTTTAGGCGGTTTTACTTTGGTAAGAAGTTATGCACCGCTTGATATTATCAGAATTGATAGTCCAGAGGAATTGTACGCAACGGTGGTTCACCCGCAGATTGAATTGAAAACCTCGGATGCTCGTTCGGTTTTAAAACAAAATGTTTCCCTAAAAAGCGCCATTATGCAATGGGGAAATGTGGGCGGATTGGTTGCAGGTCTGTACACCAAAGATTACGATTTGATCGGAAGATCGCTTCATGACGAAATCGTTGAACCTTTGAGAAGTGTTTTAATTCCGGGTTTCGATTTAATCAAACAAACGGCTTATGAAAACGGCGCTTTAGGTTCTGGAATTTCAGGTTCTGGCCCATCAATTTTCGCATTAAGCAGAGGAAAAGAAACCGCAGACCAAATCGCAAAAGCCATGAGCGAAGTGTACGAAAAAATGAGTTTACCGTATGAAATTCACGTTTCGAAGATAAACCCTGATGGTGTCCGCATCCTTTAG
- the thrA gene encoding bifunctional aspartate kinase/homoserine dehydrogenase I — protein MKVLKFGGTSVANAQNIKLVLEIINQKAKNERLVVVVSALSKVTDLLQLAAAKAAANDEDFRNIVAEIEKKHLDTLKELIPVSEQSSLLSHVKRIINHLETLLDGCFLLGELSPRTADTILSFGELLSSYIIAQAYKQIDKNAAYKDSRELIKTNADFGKAVVNFEVSNKLIQEYFASNESNINILPGFIAQTLDGITSTLGRGGSDYTAAIIAGALDADQLEIWTDVNGMFTANPKIVKQAQPIANISYQEAMELSHFGAKVLYPPTIQPVLRKNIPILIKNTFEPEAEGTLISDRVLTKDTVVKGISHIDHISLLTLEGPGMIGVAGSSRRLFEVLSQEKINVIFITQASSEHSICIGILNSDADNAEAAINRAFEIEISQNKIDPCYVEKDLCIIALVGENMKNHQGLSGRMFSTLGKNNVNIRAIAQGASERNISTVINERDVKKALNTLHENFFEENTKQLNLFVMGVGNVGEKFIEQIHSQKKFLKDNLKINVRVIALSNSRKMLFDEDGISLKEWQSALDNGETANAVDFIARAKELNLRNSIFVDITANASVSETYEQFLKQSMAVVTCNKIACSSAYDNYKKLKSLSRQYNAPFLFETNVGAGLPIIDTVKNLIASGDKVHKIQAVLSGSLNFIFNNFDKDNSFHDVVKEAGVQGFTEPDPKIDLSGIDVARKILILIRESGYEMDIDAIANESFLPAECLATTNNEDFFASLIKHASHFEGIYNEALAKDSRLKYVAQFENGKASVGLQFIPKDHPFYNLEGKDNIVLFYTDRYVDQPLLIKGAGAGAAVTASGIFADVIRIGNV, from the coding sequence ATGAAAGTATTAAAATTTGGCGGAACTTCGGTTGCCAATGCTCAAAATATAAAACTCGTTCTCGAAATTATTAATCAAAAAGCTAAAAACGAAAGACTAGTTGTCGTAGTTTCTGCCCTTAGCAAAGTAACCGATTTACTGCAGTTGGCTGCCGCAAAAGCTGCTGCAAATGATGAAGATTTTAGAAATATTGTTGCCGAAATCGAGAAAAAACATCTTGACACTCTTAAAGAACTTATTCCAGTAAGCGAACAAAGCAGTTTGCTAAGCCACGTAAAAAGAATTATCAATCACTTAGAAACGCTTTTAGACGGTTGTTTTTTATTAGGCGAATTATCTCCAAGAACTGCCGATACTATTTTAAGTTTTGGTGAATTACTTTCGTCTTATATTATAGCGCAGGCTTATAAGCAAATTGACAAAAATGCAGCTTACAAAGACAGCCGTGAATTAATAAAAACAAATGCCGATTTCGGAAAAGCAGTTGTTAACTTCGAAGTTTCAAATAAACTGATTCAGGAATATTTTGCATCGAACGAATCAAATATCAATATTTTACCTGGTTTTATTGCTCAGACTTTAGACGGAATTACTTCGACTTTAGGACGCGGAGGATCTGATTATACTGCGGCAATTATCGCTGGAGCATTAGACGCGGACCAATTGGAAATCTGGACTGATGTAAACGGAATGTTTACTGCCAATCCAAAAATTGTAAAGCAGGCACAGCCAATTGCAAACATCTCGTATCAGGAAGCGATGGAATTATCGCATTTTGGTGCTAAAGTTTTGTATCCGCCAACAATTCAGCCGGTTTTAAGAAAAAACATTCCGATTCTGATCAAAAATACTTTTGAGCCTGAAGCCGAAGGAACTTTAATTTCAGATCGTGTTTTAACAAAAGACACCGTTGTAAAAGGAATCAGTCATATCGATCATATTTCGCTTCTAACACTTGAAGGTCCTGGAATGATTGGAGTTGCGGGTTCGTCACGACGTTTGTTTGAAGTATTGTCTCAGGAAAAAATCAACGTCATTTTTATTACTCAGGCTTCTTCTGAGCACTCTATTTGTATCGGAATTTTAAATTCTGATGCTGATAATGCCGAAGCTGCGATTAACAGGGCATTTGAAATTGAAATTTCGCAGAACAAAATCGATCCTTGTTATGTAGAAAAAGATCTTTGCATTATTGCTTTGGTGGGCGAAAACATGAAAAATCACCAAGGTTTGAGCGGAAGAATGTTCAGTACTTTAGGAAAAAACAACGTAAACATTCGTGCGATTGCGCAAGGTGCTTCTGAAAGAAATATATCGACTGTAATTAACGAAAGAGACGTTAAAAAAGCATTGAATACGCTTCACGAAAACTTCTTTGAAGAAAACACCAAACAGCTGAATTTATTTGTAATGGGAGTTGGAAATGTGGGTGAAAAATTCATCGAACAAATTCACAGCCAGAAGAAATTCTTAAAAGATAATTTGAAAATTAATGTCCGCGTAATTGCGTTATCAAATTCAAGAAAAATGCTTTTTGATGAAGACGGAATTTCATTAAAAGAATGGCAGTCGGCTTTAGATAACGGCGAAACTGCAAACGCAGTAGATTTTATCGCTCGTGCGAAAGAACTAAATTTACGTAACAGTATTTTTGTGGATATTACAGCAAACGCAAGCGTTTCTGAAACCTATGAGCAATTCCTAAAACAAAGTATGGCGGTTGTAACCTGCAACAAAATTGCGTGTTCATCTGCTTACGATAATTATAAAAAACTAAAAAGCTTATCACGCCAGTACAACGCTCCGTTTTTGTTTGAAACGAATGTTGGTGCGGGACTGCCAATTATAGACACCGTAAAAAACTTAATTGCTTCTGGCGATAAAGTTCATAAAATTCAAGCGGTTTTATCGGGAAGTTTGAACTTTATTTTCAACAATTTTGATAAAGACAATTCTTTCCACGATGTGGTAAAAGAAGCTGGAGTTCAAGGTTTCACAGAACCAGATCCAAAAATTGACTTAAGCGGAATCGACGTAGCGCGTAAAATCTTGATTCTTATTCGCGAAAGCGGTTACGAAATGGATATTGACGCCATTGCAAACGAATCGTTTTTGCCAGCAGAATGTTTAGCGACAACAAACAACGAAGATTTCTTTGCATCGTTAATCAAACACGCTTCTCATTTTGAAGGTATTTATAATGAAGCTCTAGCGAAAGATTCTCGTTTGAAATATGTAGCGCAATTCGAAAACGGAAAAGCAAGCGTTGGTCTGCAATTTATTCCAAAAGATCATCCTTTCTACAATCTAGAAGGAAAAGACAATATCGTTCTATTCTACACCGATCGTTACGTAGATCAGCCTTTATTGATCAAAGGAGCCGGAGCCGGAGCTGCAGTTACAGCATCAGGAATTTTTGCAGATGTAATTCGCATAGGAAACGTGTAA
- the hutH gene encoding histidine ammonia-lyase, producing MREIHYISTETITLETLQEILSYNKTLELSEEAKVNVQKCRDYLDKKMASHSEPIYGINTGFGSLCNVKISNENLSKLQENLVKSHACGTGEEVLSEIVKMMLLLKIQSLSYGHSGVQLKTLERLVDFYNNDILPIIYTQGSLGASGDLAPLAHLSLPLIGEGVVLFEGKKTASAEVLKHFNWEPIVLQSKEGLALLNGTQFMSAYGAHILIKAYKYSYLADLIGTISLEGFDGRIEPFNELIHYIRPHKGQIVTAQRINEFLEGSEIIAQEKKHVQDPYSFRCMPQVHGASKDAIDYVRKVFKTEINSVTDNPNIFIEADQIISGGNFHGQPLALALDFMAIALAELGSISERRTYQLISGQRNLPAFLVDNPGLNSGFMIPQYTAASIASQNKQLATPSSVDSIVSSNGQEDHVSMGANGATKALRVLDNLERILAIELLNASQAIAYREPLKSSDFIEMFLNSYREVVPLVKEDRILHNDIENTVLFLESFQIENDLLTMA from the coding sequence ATGAGAGAAATCCATTATATAAGTACTGAAACGATTACTTTAGAAACCTTACAAGAAATTTTATCTTATAATAAAACACTTGAATTATCTGAAGAAGCAAAAGTAAACGTTCAAAAATGCCGTGATTATCTTGATAAGAAAATGGCATCACATTCTGAACCAATTTACGGAATCAACACTGGTTTTGGATCACTTTGTAATGTAAAGATTTCTAATGAAAATTTATCTAAACTTCAAGAAAACTTAGTAAAATCTCATGCGTGCGGAACAGGAGAAGAAGTGCTGTCTGAAATTGTGAAGATGATGCTTTTGCTAAAAATCCAATCTTTAAGTTATGGACATTCTGGTGTTCAATTGAAAACTTTGGAGCGTTTAGTAGATTTCTACAACAATGATATTTTACCTATAATTTATACTCAAGGTTCGCTGGGAGCTTCCGGAGATTTAGCACCTTTAGCACATTTATCTTTACCTTTAATAGGAGAAGGAGTGGTGCTTTTTGAAGGGAAAAAGACCGCTTCAGCAGAAGTTTTGAAACATTTTAATTGGGAACCAATTGTTCTGCAGTCCAAAGAAGGTTTGGCTTTGTTAAACGGAACCCAGTTTATGAGTGCATACGGAGCTCATATTTTAATTAAAGCTTACAAATATTCGTATCTGGCAGATTTAATCGGAACTATTTCTTTGGAAGGTTTTGATGGAAGAATTGAGCCATTCAACGAATTGATACATTATATACGTCCGCACAAAGGACAAATTGTAACCGCACAGCGTATTAATGAGTTTTTGGAAGGAAGTGAAATTATCGCTCAAGAAAAGAAACACGTTCAGGATCCTTATTCTTTCCGTTGTATGCCACAGGTTCACGGCGCTTCAAAAGACGCGATTGATTATGTTCGAAAAGTATTCAAAACCGAAATTAACTCGGTTACAGACAATCCTAATATATTTATAGAAGCCGATCAGATTATTTCCGGCGGAAATTTCCACGGTCAGCCTTTAGCTTTAGCTTTAGATTTTATGGCAATTGCTCTGGCAGAATTAGGAAGTATTTCTGAAAGAAGAACGTATCAATTAATTTCTGGACAACGTAATCTTCCTGCATTTTTGGTAGATAATCCAGGATTAAATTCAGGTTTCATGATTCCGCAATATACTGCTGCAAGTATCGCAAGTCAAAACAAACAATTGGCAACTCCATCAAGCGTTGACAGCATTGTTTCGAGCAACGGACAGGAAGATCATGTAAGTATGGGAGCCAACGGAGCGACAAAAGCCTTACGTGTTTTAGATAATTTAGAGCGTATTTTGGCAATCGAATTATTGAATGCTTCGCAGGCAATTGCGTATAGAGAGCCTCTAAAATCAAGTGATTTTATCGAAATGTTTTTGAATAGCTATAGAGAAGTTGTGCCTTTGGTCAAAGAAGATAGAATCTTACATAATGATATAGAAAACACGGTTTTATTCTTGGAGAGTTTCCAAATAGAAAACGATTTGTTAACAATGGCTTAA
- a CDS encoding DUF47 family protein, protein MSINSIFQFLVPKDKKFFPLFEEASSNLIELASNLHEAVNLPLKEREVLFQKIDELEQRGEDITRQTNLELSRNFITPFDREDIHTLITSIDNVADYLHGAASRMRLYQVDKITKSIRKMTEINLEACQNIDSAVKELRNLQNFKVIKDACTRINKLENKSDNVYNKAVFEIFENETDAKNIIKYKEVLSVLESATDKCKSVANILESISVKHS, encoded by the coding sequence ATGTCAATAAACAGTATTTTCCAATTTTTAGTGCCGAAAGACAAAAAATTCTTTCCACTTTTTGAAGAGGCTTCAAGCAATTTAATTGAATTAGCTTCTAACTTACACGAAGCTGTAAATTTACCATTAAAAGAAAGAGAAGTTCTTTTTCAAAAAATTGACGAACTAGAGCAAAGAGGTGAAGACATTACTCGTCAAACCAATTTGGAATTGAGTAGAAACTTTATTACACCATTTGATAGAGAAGATATTCACACCTTAATTACTTCTATTGACAACGTTGCAGATTACCTACACGGTGCTGCAAGCCGTATGAGACTGTATCAAGTTGATAAGATTACAAAATCTATCAGAAAGATGACAGAAATTAATCTTGAAGCTTGTCAAAACATTGACAGCGCGGTAAAAGAATTGAGAAATTTACAGAATTTCAAAGTCATTAAAGATGCTTGTACTAGAATTAACAAACTAGAAAACAAGTCTGATAACGTTTATAACAAAGCAGTTTTTGAAATTTTTGAAAACGAAACAGACGCTAAAAATATTATTAAATATAAAGAAGTGTTATCTGTTTTAGAATCAGCAACAGACAAATGTAAGAGTGTTGCGAATATACTAGAATCTATTTCTGTAAAACATTCTTAA
- a CDS encoding inorganic phosphate transporter, whose amino-acid sequence MTLLILIIVLALIFDYINGFHDAANAIATVVATKVLTPFQAVLWAAFFNFLAYWVFGFGVADTVAKTAHTMEINLVVILAGVIAAICWNLLTWWLGIPSSSSHTLIGGFAGAAVAHAIAVHGFSGYIGEDGTTHYWYEIVSWYKAGKDGAMPSGVLIIIAFIVLAPLLGALASYLISIWLLNASRKSIGPKIFTVLLMIATIWFVYSQMVPYSEIEKPRFDSHFWSVAFEAHNIKWFLVAFIILTVSAFCLIFSSLNLHQADAALKKMQLLSSAAFSLGHGGNDSQKVMGIIAAAVAVYINTNPGVHMDAWLDVVLPNDDAGIKGVMPSWIPLACYSAIAAGTLSGGWKIVKTMGSKITKVSSFEGVAAETAGALTLYFTEHLKIPVSTTHTITGSIIGVGLTKRVSAVRWGVTVSLIWAWILTIPISAILAGLVYFILSVFI is encoded by the coding sequence ATGACGCTACTTATATTAATTATAGTATTAGCTTTAATTTTTGATTACATCAATGGTTTTCATGATGCAGCAAATGCTATAGCGACTGTTGTTGCTACAAAGGTCTTGACGCCTTTTCAGGCCGTTCTTTGGGCAGCATTTTTTAACTTTCTAGCTTATTGGGTTTTCGGATTTGGTGTTGCAGATACTGTTGCTAAAACAGCGCACACAATGGAAATTAACCTGGTTGTAATTCTAGCCGGTGTAATTGCAGCAATTTGCTGGAATTTATTGACTTGGTGGCTTGGAATTCCTTCAAGTTCTTCACATACATTAATTGGAGGTTTTGCTGGAGCAGCTGTAGCACATGCTATTGCAGTTCATGGTTTCTCAGGTTATATTGGAGAAGATGGAACAACACATTATTGGTATGAAATTGTAAGCTGGTACAAAGCTGGAAAAGACGGAGCAATGCCTTCGGGAGTTCTTATTATTATTGCCTTTATTGTTCTTGCACCATTATTAGGAGCATTAGCTTCATATTTAATTTCGATTTGGTTGTTAAATGCTTCTCGTAAAAGTATTGGTCCTAAAATTTTCACTGTACTTTTAATGATTGCTACTATTTGGTTTGTTTACAGTCAAATGGTACCATATTCTGAAATAGAAAAACCAAGATTTGATTCTCATTTTTGGAGTGTAGCTTTTGAAGCTCATAACATTAAATGGTTTTTGGTTGCTTTTATCATCCTAACTGTTAGTGCTTTTTGTTTAATATTTAGCAGCTTAAATCTACATCAAGCAGATGCAGCTTTGAAAAAAATGCAATTATTATCTTCTGCAGCATTTAGTTTAGGGCACGGAGGAAATGATTCTCAAAAAGTAATGGGTATTATCGCTGCTGCGGTTGCGGTATATATCAATACAAATCCAGGAGTGCATATGGACGCTTGGTTAGATGTTGTGCTTCCAAACGATGATGCAGGTATTAAAGGTGTAATGCCAAGCTGGATTCCATTAGCATGTTATTCTGCAATTGCTGCAGGAACTTTGAGTGGGGGATGGAAAATTGTAAAAACAATGGGTTCTAAAATCACAAAAGTAAGTTCATTTGAAGGTGTTGCTGCTGAAACTGCTGGTGCTTTAACGCTTTATTTTACAGAGCATTTAAAAATCCCGGTAAGTACAACGCATACCATTACAGGATCTATTATTGGTGTTGGATTAACAAAACGTGTATCTGCAGTTCGCTGGGGAGTTACAGTAAGCTTAATCTGGGCTTGGATATTAACGATTCCGATTTCAGCTATATTGGCAGGGTTGGTGTATTTTATACTAAGCGTGTTTATTTAA
- a CDS encoding YetF domain-containing protein, which yields MYSQYLDIITRSVAVYFFMTIALRIFGKKELSQLNTADIILILLISNSVQNAMVGPDTSLWGGLVAALALFIINFIIKKLTHRYKGLNDFLMDKPEVLIHDGILDFKTLSRLDISHEELKEAAREHGLEHLTDIKLAMLEIDGTISVISGDKKELKQTHFKRKHNHKNLRK from the coding sequence ATGTATTCTCAATATTTAGATATTATTACAAGAAGCGTTGCCGTATATTTTTTCATGACTATTGCCTTGCGAATTTTTGGTAAAAAAGAACTTTCGCAATTAAATACTGCAGACATAATCTTGATTTTATTGATTAGTAACTCCGTTCAAAATGCAATGGTTGGTCCAGATACAAGTCTGTGGGGAGGCTTGGTAGCAGCTCTAGCGTTATTTATCATTAATTTTATCATCAAAAAACTGACGCACAGATATAAAGGCCTGAACGATTTTTTAATGGATAAACCTGAAGTCCTAATTCACGACGGAATATTAGATTTCAAAACCTTGAGCAGATTAGATATTTCGCATGAAGAATTAAAAGAAGCTGCCCGCGAACACGGTTTAGAACATCTAACAGATATAAAATTAGCCATGCTTGAAATTGACGGAACTATTAGTGTTATTTCTGGCGACAAAAAAGAGCTTAAGCAGACACACTTTAAGCGTAAGCATAATCATAAGAATTTGAGGAAGTAA
- the rimK gene encoding 30S ribosomal protein S6--L-glutamate ligase → MLQNKVILGSEEWCSFPELGIPTIKARVDSGAKTSAMHALNIAPFIKNDANWVKFDINPIQNNIKTIIHCEAPLVDKRIVKSSSGFREHRYVIQTSLKIGDAKWPIEMTLTNRDSMGFRMLLGREAMSGRVLVDPEQKYLLGQPTAESLKELYQNSEKASSGLRIGLLASNPELYSNKRIMEAGEMRGHEMHFLNIKECYMKLDAKTPEIHYRGGKILNQFDAIIPRIRPSITFYGCALTRQFEALKVFVLNSATAITQSRDKLYSLQLLLNSGIDIPTTGFANSPLDTDNLIKMVGGSPLIVKLLEGTQGKGVVLAETKKAAESVINAFKSLNANILVQEFIKEANGKDIRCFVIDGKVVAAIQREAMPGEFRANIHLGGTASVIKVTAEEKKIAIKAAKAMDLKVAGVDIIRSSKGPLLLEVNSSPGLEGIEGATNKDVAGEMIKAIEKNFKL, encoded by the coding sequence ATGCTTCAAAACAAAGTCATTTTAGGCAGCGAAGAATGGTGCTCATTTCCAGAACTTGGAATCCCGACAATCAAGGCTCGCGTTGATTCTGGTGCTAAAACTTCTGCAATGCACGCTTTAAACATAGCTCCTTTTATAAAAAATGATGCCAATTGGGTAAAATTTGATATTAATCCAATTCAGAATAATATTAAAACGATTATCCATTGCGAAGCACCTTTAGTAGATAAACGAATTGTTAAAAGTTCAAGCGGCTTTAGAGAACATCGTTACGTTATTCAAACCAGCCTAAAAATTGGTGATGCCAAATGGCCAATCGAAATGACTTTGACCAATCGAGATTCTATGGGATTTAGAATGCTTTTGGGACGCGAAGCCATGAGTGGAAGGGTTTTGGTTGATCCAGAACAAAAATATCTTCTAGGGCAGCCTACAGCAGAATCTTTAAAAGAATTATATCAAAATTCTGAAAAAGCTAGTTCTGGTTTACGAATTGGTCTTCTAGCCAGTAATCCTGAATTATACAGTAATAAAAGAATCATGGAAGCAGGCGAAATGCGTGGTCACGAAATGCATTTCTTGAACATTAAAGAATGCTACATGAAACTCGATGCCAAAACTCCAGAGATTCATTATAGAGGCGGAAAAATTTTAAATCAGTTTGATGCTATTATTCCGCGTATTCGACCAAGCATTACTTTTTACGGATGCGCTTTAACACGTCAGTTTGAAGCTTTGAAGGTTTTCGTTTTAAATTCTGCTACAGCTATAACACAGTCTCGCGATAAGTTATACTCGCTGCAATTGCTTTTAAACAGCGGTATAGACATTCCAACAACTGGATTTGCCAATTCTCCATTGGATACAGACAATTTGATTAAAATGGTCGGAGGTTCACCTTTAATTGTAAAATTACTGGAAGGAACGCAGGGAAAAGGTGTTGTTTTGGCCGAAACCAAAAAAGCTGCAGAAAGTGTTATTAACGCTTTTAAAAGTTTAAATGCTAATATCTTGGTTCAGGAATTTATTAAAGAAGCCAATGGAAAAGACATTCGCTGTTTTGTAATTGACGGAAAAGTGGTCGCAGCTATTCAGCGTGAAGCTATGCCGGGAGAATTTAGAGCCAATATTCACCTTGGCGGAACTGCATCTGTAATTAAAGTTACAGCCGAAGAGAAAAAAATCGCTATAAAAGCAGCAAAAGCAATGGATTTAAAAGTAGCTGGAGTTGATATTATTCGTTCTTCTAAAGGTCCGCTATTGCTTGAAGTAAACTCTTCTCCAGGTCTTGAAGGAATTGAAGGTGCAACTAATAAAGATGTTGCAGGCGAAATGATTAAAGCTATTGAAAAGAATTTCAAGTTATAA